TTGTTGTAACAGCAGTAGATATTGTTGCAGCATCACTTAGGCTAATTACACTCCCTAACAATAAAGCACTTACTACTAGGCTTACTTTTCCACCTTTTAAAATTCTAAATCTTGATTTATAATCAATACTATTTTTCATAACTCTACCTTAAATACGGAGAAGATATCTTCTCCTTTTTCTTTTATTCAAGTATTATATTTAGCTTGCGTTACTTTCACTGTTACTTTTTTATATAAAATTAACTTTCTTTCTTTTTATCATTATCATCATTGTTATTATTCTCTAAATTAAACTCTTGTTTACTTCCATAAGGAAGATTTATCCCACCATTTAGTACTTTCATTACAATTCCGGGGATAAGGGCAAGTTCATTAGTATCTAGTTGTTGTAAGATTGTTTTTATATCTATTCCACTTTTGAGTAATGTTTCTATATCTTTATTTGTTAGTACTGTTTTATTTACTATAGTTGAAACTATCGTACTTAAATCAGGTATTGTAGTTTTAACAACAGGGATATCACCAATTTGAACACTATTATTAGCTGAATATGCTAACAAAGAAGGAAGTTCATAGTTACTAGCTAGTCCACCATTTTCTCCATCTTGTAAAGTTATCTCTTTTATAAAGTTATTGGCTATTGGATTACTTGAATTAGCTTTTGCTTGTGTATATTCTAATGTCTCAGCTCCTACTAGATTTCCAAAGCTTACAAAGTCTGTTAGGTCATCTGTTCCATCATAATCTTTTTTTGCTTCTAAGGTTAAGGCTCTTTTATTGATATCTAAACTACCATCTACAAAAGTGATGTTGTAGTTTTCATCTGTACCACTTAGGTTTGTATTATATGTACCTGCATTTTTACCACTTACACTATCTCCTGTCACACCATCAAGTACAGCAACAGTTTCTCCACTTACTAAACCATTTGCTGTAAATCCACTTGTATTTTGTACAGTTCCATCATAAGTGGTAGTATTTGAGTTTCCTGTTACTGTGATATCTTTTTTATTTGTAGTTAAAGTACCTGTATCATAGTTAATAATATACCCTTGTTGAGAAGAGTATAAACCATCTACATTTATTGTAGCTGTTCCTGCATTTTTTAAATCAGTACCACTATAAGACAAAGTACCATTTACTAAAGAGTTATCGTAAGTTGGATTTGAGTAAGTTACACCTGCGCTTCCATTATAAGTTGTTCCATCATAAGTTCTTGTAGCATCATTTGCTTTTACAGTAAGTTCTGTCATAAATGCTCTTAAAAGTGGTCTTGTATGCCCTTCATAGATTATCCAATCATTTGTAAAATCAAAGCCTGCATAAGTATCTTTACTAAAAGCATTTTTCGTATTTGTTGAGCTGTAGATTCCTGTAGCCCCAGCTGAATTTCCAGTTCCAGCTCCGTTTATTTCTCCTGTGGTGTCTATATCCCAATATGAGTTTATGATGGTTGAATATTCATTAAATCCAACTATTCCTCCAACTAATCCTCCAACACTACCATTTCCAGTTACTGTAGCTATTGAATATGAGTTTGTGATGGTAGAAGAATCATCCCCCCCAACTAATCCTCCAACATAATAATCACCACTTACATCTCCTGCAGCATAAGAGTTTGTAATGATTGAGGCATAATTCACTCCAACTAATCCTCCAACTCTAGTATCTCCACTTACATTTCCTGTAACATATGAGTTTGTGATGGTAGAAGAAGCCTCCCCTCCAACTAATCCACCAACAAGATCCCTACCTGTAATATCCACATTGGTAAGTCCTACATTTGATATAGTTGTACCATTTGTATAACCAAACAACCCTACATAATCTTCACCACCTCTATTAATATACAAGCCATCTATAACATAACCTTTACCATCAAAGACTCCTGTAAATCTTGTATCTATATTATCTGTAGAGTTGTCTCCTAATTGTTTAAACCCATAGTAACCACCACTTCCATCACTATTCCAATTTCTCGTATCACTAGCATCAATGTTTGAACCTAATTCATATCTACCATTTAAAGCTTGAGTTATCCATTGGAGTTGATTGATATTATTTATGATTACTTTTCCAGTAGTTGCATCAAACTTTATTGCTGCATTTCTATTAACTGCATTAAAATAAACTCCACCATTAGTAGCATTAGTATTTTCAATAATAGCATTTACATATATCTCATTACCTGCAGTTAAAGTAAGCTTTGTAGCTTCACCCCAAGTGATATCTTCATTTACAGTAATATCATTATCAGC
This portion of the Arcobacter nitrofigilis DSM 7299 genome encodes:
- a CDS encoding two-partner secretion domain-containing protein codes for the protein MKANVNYSSRFRILKGGKVSLVVSALLGSVTLSFAAPSGGVVTSGTANISQSGNTTNINQSTQKASINWNKFNIASHETVNFNQPNVNSITLNRVIGNERSIIDGALNANGQVWILNSNGVLFGKNASINTSGLLATTKDISDTNFQKGNYSFTGDSTESVINQGTIKVKNNGYVIFASNEAKNSGTIEAIKGRVQLTGADEYTINLNGNSLIDLSVDKGTLDALVENSGTILADGGEVYLTTHAVDELLRGVVNNTGIIEANSLDGINGHVELYAHGGTANIAGTIKAKGGFVETSGKELSVASTTLVEASKWLLDPTNMTIESTGGTSLTGASVSATAIESNLATTDIELKADNDITVNEDITWGEATKLTLTAGNEIYVNAIIENTNATNGGVYFNAVNRNAAIKFDATTGKVIINNINQLQWITQALNGRYELGSNIDASDTRNWNSDGSGGYYGFKQLGDNSTDNIDTRFTGVFDGKGYVIDGLYINRGGEDYVGLFGYTNGTTISNVGLTNVDITGRDLVGGLVGGEASSTITNSYVTGNVSGDTRVGGLVGVNYASIITNSYAAGDVSGDYYVGGLVGGDDSSTITNSYSIATVTGNGSVGGLVGGIVGFNEYSTIINSYWDIDTTGEINGAGTGNSAGATGIYSSTNTKNAFSKDTYAGFDFTNDWIIYEGHTRPLLRAFMTELTVKANDATRTYDGTTYNGSAGVTYSNPTYDNSLVNGTLSYSGTDLKNAGTATINVDGLYSSQQGYIINYDTGTLTTNKKDITVTGNSNTTTYDGTVQNTSGFTANGLVSGETVAVLDGVTGDSVSGKNAGTYNTNLSGTDENYNITFVDGSLDINKRALTLEAKKDYDGTDDLTDFVSFGNLVGAETLEYTQAKANSSNPIANNFIKEITLQDGENGGLASNYELPSLLAYSANNSVQIGDIPVVKTTIPDLSTIVSTIVNKTVLTNKDIETLLKSGIDIKTILQQLDTNELALIPGIVMKVLNGGINLPYGSKQEFNLENNNNDDNDKKKES